From the Oryzias melastigma strain HK-1 linkage group LG13, ASM292280v2, whole genome shotgun sequence genome, the window caaagttttaagacAAGTTTGGACAAAAACTATCTCAAGAATCCTTTCCACCACATCTTAACACCTAAATGCGACAGATTTTTGGGGAGTTAACCACAGGCCCGGTTCTGCTTAGCCCTAAAAGAAAATGTGGGATCATCTTCCTGTCAGAAGGACCATAAGGGGCTGGTGCCATGTGATGTGGGTAGTGCTCAAGGGCGAGTACCTTCTTGGCCCTTTCTTCAGTAATGGGCTCTAACCACTGGGGCATGGAATATCACCTCACTTAGTGGGAAGTAGCCAGTGCTTATGTGGGAGGCTGAGAGGAACTGGCTAGAGTTGGATTCACCTGTACCTGAAGTTTGGGGTCTGGTATTCACTGAGAGGGATTGGACTTCTCGTCTCCTGAGTTACCCCTGGTGAGAGGTGGCAGCCATTCTCATAGTCGCCCAGCCATCATGTGTTAAGGTTCACCCAGGTTACTCAGAGAGTTGCATCCCTGCACCCCTGTCTCTTATTGTGGTTTAGGGTGAACAGCAGTATGACCATCTTGGAGATActgataaaaagtgttttattctaATGGGAAACTTAAATGCCCATGGGGACAAATATCAATATCTGGAAGGATGTGGTCAGAAAGAATGGCTTCCCTGAACCCAGGCTGTGCCTCGCCATTGGACCTGTATACCATTGACAATTTGTCTATAACAAACATGATGCTTAAGCCAACTTAAGTGCACCTATCATCATTAGTTTTGGATCCCAGTGGACAGAATGAGATCTCAAATTCACACTGCTGAAATTAATATCCTCCACAGAGTGACTAGGCAGTCCCTTAGACAGAGGGAGACAGACTGGATTAACAGGGAGGAGCTTAAAGAGGAGTCACTAGTCCACCAGATCAaaagaagccagttgaggtggctgaGGCCTCTCTGTCAAATGCCTCTTGGAGGCCTCCCAAGAAGCATGTTCTGGACATAATTTGCTGGGAGAAACCCCCTTGGAAAATCCAAGCAATGCTTGAGGGATTGTGTCCCTTGGAAGGCCTGGGAGTTCCAGGGTCCTCCTGGCAGAGCTGGACACAAATTTTGAGGAAAGTGTGGTCTGGGTATTTCTGTTTGGATGGCTACACCTGCAACCCAGCACCGAATAAGAATGAATGACTGAAGTCTGAAAACACATCATCATGCCAGTGATCAGTGTGGTCACAAATTGCTGTGGGATGCTATCTTGTTCTTCAACTACTAGTCAGTCAAAGTGGTTGTGTTGGCCACTGAACCAGCAATGAAACGTCTTAAACAACTTAATCTAAATGGGTACATGGTGAAGAATCCGTATTTTAAGGGGATCCCTGTTCTTCTTGGCATTCCCACATTGCCGTCTGTCTCTGACCTCTCTCATCATTTACAACATGGCCTTCAGTTTACAGATTGTATGGTTCCCTCCAAACAATGCTACACTTTGGTTTTGAGGAACTCTAGCCTCAAGTTTTCTTATCAAATGGGCTTTATCCAAATCAGTCAACTGTGGCATGGAGCAGACACCGACAGATTCCCATAGCAAGGCCCATGAGACGTGTGCTGCcgacctcttggccaggtcacccttgaaaaagagatcctgatctcaacgggtttttatctggttaaataaaggttccTACTTACTACTACATCAGGTGCCCATCAGGTACAAAACTAGAAGCACCAGAAGCTCAAACAATTGTCTGAAAACATTTGGacgttttcagaaaaaaatagccaaCCCACACACTCAGCTCAGCAGCTCGTCCCACTAAATGTGTGTTCCTTCATATGTAGCACAAATGACACGAAAATAAAACACCGTTCTCTGTAGATGATTTGTTGTATGAAAGAGTTACTACAACAAGAACATGATCCACCAAACACTATTGTATTTATGCTTTTGCCATGTTTACATGTcctgaaaatgaaaactttattttttttcaacacaagaGCACTGGAGGAGTTTATGCAGTTGGTACACAGACATTTACAAAACATTGGAAAGTATAAAACTTCAGTTTGAGTTGAGAAATTGTCTGTTTGATTATTAGTTTCTTctgtaaaacaaactgaaataaatgtaagGTTTAACATTAACTTTTCACTGCTGCAGGAGGTACTTGCTTTGTGCATCTGCTGCAATTTGAGCATGGATTATGCAAATAGCCCAACACACCTTTGTGCCTCCACTAGCATATCTTGTGAAGCTGCTGGGTggagtttctgtgtctcttgGCACATTGCAGCATCCTTATTAGGATCCTGAAACTTTGCCTCAGCCTTTAGAGCAGGAGATGGTAGAGAGACAGTATCTGACTTGAGATCAGAAAGTAGTCTGAAACCAGAGTGAAACAATGCTCTTTATGTTTATTTGGGGTGTGGTTCAACTGCTCATAAACTTGTTTCATAGGCTTAGATCAAATCAAACCgctttaaaatgtgattatttcGGTCGGATTGATCTTTTTTAAGGACCTTCCTTTAAATGTGACGGTTTAGTTGTCAATAGGGTTGTAACGAGATCAAAGTACTCAAATATTCCCAATATGTATGAGTATGAGTTCATTTTAAGTTCTAAAAAAGAATTtgttctaatatatatataaaaaaaataattgattagaataaaaaataaaatacaaatatgttgAATGTGAATTTAGTAATATTACAAATATCTTGTGatcagtttcttttaaaattgaaaaaagtcgGGTCATAAACAAATCTTTTATAAAAATTGTCAGTTTATGAAAGAGCTgcctttctccttcaaaatcctctggaattacattgatcgtggtgaaaaaaaaattgattttaagacgttgtaagctagagggagagagtgtaattaaacaaaggaatgatgggatatcagggGTGGCTTCCTTCCTCGGGggaacagtcccacccacaactaaGAGGCGAATTTCTGGCAAACTCCCGCcaccaaaaacagcataattacaactaaaagacctctgggaatcttttacagtgtaaaaataTAGCAGGAGAGGGACTTCAATGCACCTTCTTGCAAATCTTtaacattcaaactttatatgAATGTATTATTGAGCACATTGTTAAGAAAGTGATGCTCACCATGATGGAGTAGACCAGAGCTACGATGCTGACTGGCCAAACCGGGCAGAAGCAGGACAGGATGACTAGGATGAGGTAATCCTTGGGCTCGGGGGTCTCCGGCACGGTGGCGTTCCCGGTGGAGGAGCGGCTCAGGCTCACCTTGGACGGGGAGAGGGGGGCGGCGGCGGCCAGCTGCCCGGCGGAGCCCGACCTCAGAGCGACGCTGTGGCCGTTCTGGTCGGCCTCTAGGTCCTTATCGCCGGCCGTGTTGACGGTGAACGAGCTGGACCCCCTCGTCCCGTTTCCTCCGGGCTCGCTGGTCACCGCCAAGAGTTTCTCCGTCTCCTGGAAGTCCGCAGGGGGGGCGCCACCTCCGCCCTCACCCAGGGCGGACTTCTGGAAGTCGGCGTCAGTGTTAATGGCCATCGTCAACTTTAACTTCTAGCaggaattttgattaaaaaatatttttaaaaatcagtttagGGTTCTCACACATTCCATTAGATCTATAGCCTAAAGTTTAACACTTCTTCATCCACTTGATCAAAAACCATCCGGTGAGCTTATAAACGCAGTGAATAAATGTCATTCATCCCACTCAATCACTGTCCATCTCCTCTCACATCCACAGACAGAGTCATTTCCAGACCCTCCAAGAGCCTCTGATAAATCCAGCCAGTCTATCCCGCTCTCATCCAGCTCCTCCTGAGTCAGTTTACTGAAAAGTGGTGAAATATCGGGATAAATCAGGATGGATGGCAGCTCTGTCCCAAACGAGTCCTTCTCCCCCGATGCTCATCCGCCGCAGAGGCACAGCCACTCTATACCCAAGTTGGGACCAGTGTCAAGGTTCTTCATTTAAACACACCACTTCCGGTGGAgaaagtttacaaaataaaagctgaagacCAGCTGTTATTCTTAAAACTGACTCAaattaaaagtatgtttttggtgtttttaacatactcttgtagcttttttaatGTGATGGAGTAGCTACATATTTGAGCTCAATATtgtgatttatattttatgaccaacttTCAGTTTTTCTACAATTACCTGTATCACGCCAAAAGAGACAATCactgtgatattgggctataaattaaatagaattttaagATAGCggagagactgtaaacaaagggatgatggaaaATAAGCTGAGGCTTACATCCTATAGTCCTACTCAAAACTCAGAAACAATTTTCTAATAAAgttgtcctagaaaatgacttacgttttttgcctaaaaacagcataatcttaACAAAAAGACTACTCCgaagacttttaaaatagatcaaaatataattGAAGTAAGACTTTACTTTTAGGCCTGAAAAGCAGTAATTCGTTATATGATTTTTCCAGGTGAGAACGACAGCTGAGATGATTGCCTTACAAAATATCAATCgattaataaaactgaaaaataaagataaattaaaaaatatatgtgtcacaatgtatttctttatcttGAGCTAGTTTGAAGTTAACACCGCTTCCACTGAAACTCTCAAACGTTTTGAACActtgaggtgggggccagcgggcaccacatgcttttattgaagcatcatAACTTTTaattctcaatagaagtctgtggggtTTGGCTTCTtagagccagcaggtacttcctgtttggaacttgAGGGGGGAGTTCGTCGcatcattcttttattttgaaaggacatgGCGTCATTTCTGGCGTCTTCATCCTTGCTGGTTGACTCCTTTTGGAGCGGGGTGAAGCGGAGTCTAGCCCTCCTCCCTGCTGccttcctctgctcctctctcctccccctcctctttCCACATCAGCACCAGTGCTTCATGGAGGGAAGCCAGCAGCCAAAAGTGCTGCTATGCAGAATTCCCTGTAGC encodes:
- the trarg1a gene encoding trafficking regulator of GLUT4 1 — encoded protein: MAINTDADFQKSALGEGGGGAPPADFQETEKLLAVTSEPGGNGTRGSSSFTVNTAGDKDLEADQNGHSVALRSGSAGQLAAAAPLSPSKVSLSRSSTGNATVPETPEPKDYLILVILSCFCPVWPVSIVALVYSIMSRNSLQSGDVDGARRLGRLARLLSIVSIALGVIIIVVFTSVSMTASN